A region of Pseudomonas sp. Marseille-Q3773 DNA encodes the following proteins:
- a CDS encoding cupin domain-containing protein, translating into MKFSVIEPEQAEWQAVPSERGITLTVFRDTLDAATRTGVRTRLVRFAPGGGTREIYTHDYHEEVYLIEGDQVEHAAPGRPLKRYAEGSYFYRQAHTEHGPFHSENGCLLFEVHYY; encoded by the coding sequence ATGAAGTTTTCGGTGATCGAGCCGGAGCAGGCCGAATGGCAAGCGGTGCCCAGCGAGCGGGGGATCACCCTGACAGTGTTCAGGGACACCCTGGACGCAGCAACGCGTACGGGGGTTCGCACGCGGCTGGTGCGCTTCGCGCCAGGCGGTGGCACGCGGGAAATCTATACCCATGACTACCACGAGGAAGTCTATCTGATCGAAGGCGACCAGGTTGAACATGCAGCCCCCGGTCGCCCACTCAAGCGCTATGCAGAAGGCAGTTATTTCTACCGCCAGGCGCATACCGAGCACGGGCCGTTTCATTCGGAAAATGGCTGCCTGTTGTTTGAGGTTCATTATTACTGA
- a CDS encoding diiron oxygenase has translation MNAHEYQSFAELWERRATIRTRPRRTVEDDGKLIYPTSRQPLVTSEVFLQKCSHLRDFALVQSLYKFINDVVIFETEIVDKTARSIAKDNFPIRFPFACRYDAMTVVVDEDYHALVAMDYLQQTIELTGIEPIALPQEIELSRSIPNAMEMAPDHLKAAVELICVAVAENTLTNDVAAFARDDTVKESVKGLMADHLADEGRHSSFWARLTRIYWSTASAEDRATIASILPVFLQHYLTNDIQKHFDLALVDSLDTPEQVKVALREEVEAMAFPITAGHPLVGNIMRFFQTSTMLEDPAVQASLAAYRL, from the coding sequence ATGAATGCACATGAATATCAGTCGTTTGCCGAGCTATGGGAGCGTCGCGCGACAATACGCACGCGTCCCAGGCGAACAGTGGAAGATGATGGAAAGTTGATTTACCCGACCAGCCGTCAGCCACTGGTGACCAGCGAAGTGTTTTTGCAGAAGTGTTCGCATCTCAGAGACTTCGCGCTGGTACAAAGTTTGTACAAGTTTATTAACGACGTGGTGATTTTCGAAACTGAGATAGTTGACAAGACGGCGCGTAGTATCGCCAAGGACAACTTTCCCATCCGCTTTCCGTTTGCCTGCCGCTACGATGCCATGACCGTCGTCGTCGACGAGGACTACCACGCGCTGGTGGCCATGGACTACTTGCAGCAGACCATCGAACTGACCGGGATCGAGCCGATTGCCCTGCCCCAGGAAATCGAGTTGAGTCGCTCGATTCCCAACGCGATGGAAATGGCGCCGGACCACCTGAAAGCCGCGGTCGAACTCATTTGTGTCGCGGTCGCGGAAAATACCCTGACCAACGATGTGGCGGCATTTGCGCGTGACGACACCGTCAAGGAGTCGGTCAAGGGCCTGATGGCCGACCACCTGGCCGACGAAGGGCGCCACTCGAGCTTCTGGGCGCGTCTGACGCGCATCTACTGGAGCACCGCATCGGCAGAGGACCGCGCCACCATCGCCTCGATCCTGCCGGTTTTCCTGCAGCATTACCTGACCAATGACATCCAGAAGCACTTCGACCTGGCCTTGGTCGATAGCCTCGACACGCCAGAGCAGGTCAAGGTGGCTTTGCGTGAAGAAGTCGAGGCCATGGCCTTCCCGATCACTGCCGGGCACCCCCTGGTAGGCAACATCATGCGGTTTTTCCAGACGAGCACGATGCTCGAAGATCCAGCCGTACAGGCCTCCCTGGCCGCTTACCGGCTCTGA
- a CDS encoding amino acid adenylation domain-containing protein, producing MRRLDILLCGSSRGLARLAGELRQMGHQAHLLETPASFDHWQLHASDLIIDDATLAAWPELGSTWQISLRAAGSDLGNPASGLQLQLMAREGSQPWRCLELVAVPAPASGNGADLVASALQELVEATAAHVSGYSRNDDYFSQCHLQAAPAIASAGLDTLDALAFAHRCNMTAAPAISEAAEVSFIQRLAASMVAHHAAPALLVEGRYISYRELHAMSVAIQERLLPLLAEQDGQAVVAVALGKGLALYASVLAVLGCGAIYLPLDPQHPAERRAMIVEHARAEVIIHDGKMATPDACVALDVSQLSAVHHGVDGHDAVALAAHQSLLRGAWEAERACVAIYTSGTTGTPKGVLLSVANLSHFCAWYGEHVQVGPQTRALQFSTINFDASMLDIFPTLIEGGCLIVPSEDQRRDPAALAQLIGQAGVSHAFLPPALLSIMPLDSLHGIRHLVTGGDVCEPHVIDGLGAHCYLHNIYGPTETTVLATSRVMRPGDSNRLLGLPIANTRLYLLDEQGLPVAQGESGEVYIAGPGVGLGYLNNASATQERYVSGAGGLQGERLYRTGDLARWGSEGLEIIGRLDNQVKIRGFRVEPEEVEHVLRGSNLFAQLAVVVDEQRRIAAFCAEPRTMDAQGAMSALQAHAEKHLPDYMRPSRWRLLDTLPATANGKFDRKALRLLPDDSRQRQVREQPLSAGLQQLLPIWANLLEMDADEIGLDDSFFNLGGHSILLSRMLMDIRQSFGKGVSINRFIELPTLANLDRLLAQDETTDAVVSPRALADANLSVELDILPLSQLGDLHKVIVTGANGFLGVHIVEALLELGSTEVACLVRASAGQTAEQRFAQALVDNRLEHLDMSRVRVLAADISQPLLGLSAEAYEQLDRDYGVLIYNAANVNHVLDYESLVKDNVAPVIECLKLCEGRRKKIFNFISTLSASSSVDAQGRVLETPPAATPPIYIRNGYNLSKWVGERILWNASERGVKVNLYRPGNIAFNTRTGVCQPHQNRLMLMLKGSLQLKEVPQLSLNFDLMPVDFLARFIGFHASRHVSSRAVFNLHNPEPLSWDTYVEAFRPMGHDFKWVPVSDWQRRLSTIESDNALFGVVGFYLNGFEEDIGDISMIEHGNARHGIHIMGEAYPAKSPTLLRLGCEFLKEIDFI from the coding sequence ATGAGACGTTTAGACATTCTGCTGTGCGGGAGCAGCCGAGGGCTTGCCCGCCTGGCCGGCGAATTGCGCCAGATGGGCCACCAGGCCCACCTGCTGGAAACCCCGGCCAGCTTCGATCATTGGCAACTGCACGCCTCGGACCTGATCATCGATGACGCAACCCTGGCCGCCTGGCCAGAACTGGGCAGTACCTGGCAGATCTCGTTGCGGGCGGCCGGCAGCGACCTGGGCAATCCTGCGTCCGGCCTGCAGCTGCAACTGATGGCACGTGAAGGTAGCCAGCCGTGGCGCTGCCTGGAGCTTGTGGCGGTGCCAGCACCGGCTTCGGGCAACGGTGCCGACCTGGTTGCCAGTGCCTTGCAGGAGCTGGTCGAGGCAACTGCGGCCCATGTCAGTGGTTACTCGCGCAACGACGACTACTTCAGCCAATGCCACCTGCAAGCTGCGCCTGCTATAGCGTCGGCGGGGCTCGATACCCTGGATGCACTGGCCTTCGCGCACCGCTGCAACATGACCGCGGCGCCGGCGATCAGCGAGGCAGCCGAGGTCTCGTTCATCCAGCGCCTGGCTGCCAGCATGGTCGCGCATCACGCTGCCCCGGCGCTGTTGGTCGAGGGGCGTTACATCAGCTACCGCGAACTGCATGCCATGAGCGTGGCGATCCAGGAAAGGTTGCTGCCGTTACTGGCTGAGCAGGACGGGCAGGCCGTGGTCGCCGTAGCCCTGGGCAAGGGCCTTGCGCTCTACGCCTCGGTTCTGGCGGTACTGGGTTGCGGGGCGATCTATCTTCCGCTCGACCCGCAGCACCCGGCCGAACGCCGGGCCATGATTGTCGAACACGCCCGGGCTGAGGTCATCATCCACGACGGCAAAATGGCAACGCCCGATGCCTGTGTGGCACTTGACGTAAGCCAGCTAAGCGCTGTCCACCACGGCGTCGACGGCCATGATGCGGTCGCCCTGGCGGCACACCAGTCGCTGCTGCGCGGCGCCTGGGAGGCCGAGCGGGCTTGCGTGGCCATCTATACCTCGGGCACTACCGGAACGCCCAAGGGGGTGCTCCTTTCGGTAGCCAACCTCAGCCATTTCTGTGCCTGGTATGGCGAACATGTGCAGGTCGGCCCGCAGACGCGTGCATTGCAGTTCTCCACGATCAACTTCGATGCATCCATGCTGGACATCTTCCCGACCCTGATCGAAGGGGGTTGCCTGATCGTGCCCAGCGAGGACCAGCGTCGTGATCCCGCTGCCCTGGCGCAGCTGATCGGGCAGGCCGGCGTCAGCCATGCCTTCCTGCCACCGGCCTTGCTCAGCATCATGCCGCTGGACAGCCTGCACGGCATCCGGCACCTCGTGACCGGCGGTGATGTATGCGAGCCGCACGTCATCGATGGACTGGGTGCACACTGCTACTTGCACAATATCTATGGGCCAACCGAGACGACGGTGCTGGCTACCAGCCGCGTGATGCGCCCAGGCGACTCCAATCGCCTGCTGGGCCTGCCGATCGCCAATACCCGCCTTTACCTGCTGGACGAGCAGGGCCTGCCGGTGGCCCAGGGGGAAAGCGGCGAGGTCTACATTGCCGGGCCAGGGGTAGGGCTGGGCTACCTGAACAACGCCAGCGCAACCCAGGAGCGCTATGTTTCAGGTGCGGGTGGCCTGCAAGGTGAGCGGCTGTACCGCACCGGCGACCTGGCACGCTGGGGCAGCGAAGGCCTGGAGATCATCGGGCGCCTGGACAACCAGGTGAAGATCCGCGGCTTTCGCGTCGAACCTGAAGAGGTCGAGCACGTTCTGCGCGGCAGCAACCTGTTCGCCCAGCTCGCCGTGGTCGTCGACGAACAGCGGCGCATCGCAGCGTTCTGCGCCGAACCCAGGACGATGGATGCGCAAGGCGCCATGTCGGCATTGCAGGCGCATGCCGAAAAGCATCTGCCCGACTACATGCGCCCGTCGCGGTGGCGTCTGCTGGACACCCTGCCGGCCACGGCCAACGGCAAGTTCGATCGCAAGGCGCTGCGCCTGTTGCCCGACGACAGTCGCCAGCGGCAGGTACGTGAGCAACCGCTGAGTGCCGGCTTGCAGCAGCTGTTGCCCATCTGGGCCAACCTGCTGGAAATGGATGCGGACGAGATCGGCCTGGACGACAGCTTCTTCAACCTGGGTGGGCACTCGATCCTGCTTTCACGCATGCTCATGGACATCCGCCAGTCGTTCGGCAAAGGGGTATCGATCAACCGTTTCATCGAGTTGCCTACCCTCGCCAATCTCGACCGCCTGCTTGCCCAGGACGAGACCACCGATGCGGTGGTCAGCCCCAGGGCGCTGGCCGACGCCAACCTCAGTGTCGAGCTCGATATCCTGCCGCTCAGCCAGCTGGGCGACCTGCACAAGGTCATTGTCACCGGCGCCAATGGCTTCCTCGGGGTGCATATCGTCGAAGCCCTGCTGGAGCTGGGTTCTACCGAAGTGGCCTGCCTGGTGCGCGCCAGTGCAGGGCAGACGGCAGAGCAGCGTTTCGCCCAGGCACTGGTCGACAACCGCCTGGAACACCTGGACATGAGCCGCGTGCGGGTGCTGGCGGCGGATATCAGCCAGCCGTTGCTGGGGCTGAGTGCCGAAGCGTACGAACAGCTCGACCGGGATTACGGCGTGCTGATCTACAACGCCGCCAACGTCAATCACGTGCTCGACTACGAGTCCTTGGTCAAGGACAACGTGGCGCCGGTGATCGAGTGCCTGAAGTTGTGCGAAGGGCGCAGGAAGAAGATCTTCAATTTCATCTCGACCTTGTCCGCCTCAAGCAGCGTCGATGCGCAAGGCCGGGTGCTGGAGACACCGCCTGCCGCGACACCCCCGATCTACATCCGCAACGGCTACAACCTGTCCAAGTGGGTGGGTGAGCGCATTCTGTGGAATGCCAGCGAACGGGGTGTGAAAGTGAACCTCTACCGCCCTGGCAACATTGCCTTCAACACCCGCACGGGGGTCTGCCAGCCCCATCAGAACCGGCTGATGCTGATGCTCAAAGGTTCGCTGCAACTCAAGGAAGTGCCGCAGCTGTCGCTCAACTTCGACCTGATGCCGGTGGACTTCCTGGCGCGGTTCATCGGCTTCCATGCCAGCCGTCATGTCAGCAGCCGGGCCGTGTTCAACCTGCACAACCCGGAACCTCTGAGCTGGGATACCTATGTCGAAGCGTTTCGCCCCATGGGCCACGACTTCAAGTGGGTACCGGTCAGCGACTGGCAGCGGCGGTTATCGACCATCGAGAGCGACAACGCGCTGTTCGGCGTGGTCGGTTTCTACCTCAATGGCTTCGAAGAAGACATTGGCGACATCTCGATGATCGAACACGGCAACGCTCGCCACGGTATCCACATCATGGGCGAGGCATACCCCGCCAAGAGCCCGACGCTGTTGCGCCTGGGCTGTGAATTCCTCAAAGAAATCGACTTCATCTGA
- a CDS encoding SRPBCC family protein, which yields MQHCEPDTLIKNPVGEAVVAAVTVNADARSVWNIVGNFAGFPVFIPALSHIEMTGTGVRSVRKKLFKDGNVVIEQLNTHDDQRMVMTWSLIYTSLNIGNLWARMEVQEQGPGKSLATWTIIGEPYTGGQEDRPAFQAFLQSFADGAMNNVKQMFA from the coding sequence ATGCAACATTGCGAACCCGATACCCTGATCAAGAACCCTGTTGGAGAGGCCGTGGTGGCCGCCGTTACAGTGAATGCCGATGCCAGAAGCGTGTGGAATATCGTCGGTAATTTTGCCGGCTTCCCGGTCTTCATCCCGGCGCTTTCGCATATCGAGATGACCGGCACGGGCGTACGTTCAGTGCGCAAGAAGCTGTTCAAGGACGGCAACGTCGTGATCGAGCAGCTCAACACGCACGACGATCAGCGTATGGTCATGACCTGGTCGCTTATCTACACATCCTTGAACATCGGCAACCTCTGGGCGCGCATGGAAGTCCAGGAGCAGGGGCCAGGTAAGTCGTTGGCTACCTGGACCATCATCGGCGAGCCCTACACCGGGGGCCAGGAAGACCGGCCGGCATTCCAGGCATTTCTGCAAAGCTTTGCCGATGGTGCGATGAACAACGTCAAACAGATGTTCGCCTGA
- a CDS encoding AraC family transcriptional regulator — protein MTELPSSTDWVKHAPHSSKIERLEAYFSAHGFDPHRHDTYAIGRTLSGVQSFKYRGAHRNSLPGETLVLHPDEEHDGHAGSSAGFRYRMLYITPALVQEILNGKPLPFLQGGISQDPRLAAATDTILSAMDDNLDPLEEDDSLFGLVSVLQTVCKCPVTRTLHDYGAARRAREFMDDCVEQNITLDDLAACANRDRWSLSKDFRAYYGTSPHRYLTMRRLDRVKTYIFGGMSLTDAAVAAGFFDQSHMSKHFKKAYGISPSRWSRSLRGLAF, from the coding sequence ATGACAGAACTTCCTTCTTCCACGGACTGGGTGAAGCATGCCCCCCACTCCTCCAAAATCGAGCGTCTGGAAGCCTATTTCAGTGCCCACGGCTTCGATCCGCACCGTCATGATACCTACGCCATAGGCCGGACGCTTTCGGGTGTGCAGAGCTTCAAATACCGCGGAGCCCACAGGAACAGCCTTCCCGGCGAAACACTCGTCCTGCATCCAGACGAAGAGCACGACGGCCACGCAGGGTCATCCGCCGGTTTTCGCTATCGGATGCTCTACATCACGCCGGCGCTGGTCCAGGAAATCCTCAACGGAAAACCCTTGCCTTTCTTGCAGGGCGGCATTTCCCAAGACCCACGCCTGGCAGCAGCGACGGATACCATTCTGTCGGCAATGGACGACAACCTGGACCCGCTCGAAGAAGACGATTCGCTGTTCGGCCTGGTCAGTGTCCTTCAGACAGTCTGCAAATGCCCGGTGACCAGGACGCTCCACGACTATGGGGCAGCACGGCGTGCCCGGGAATTCATGGATGACTGCGTGGAACAGAACATCACCCTGGACGACCTCGCTGCATGCGCCAACCGGGATCGCTGGAGCCTGTCCAAGGATTTCCGCGCTTATTACGGCACCAGCCCCCACCGCTACCTGACCATGCGACGACTGGACCGCGTCAAGACATACATCTTCGGCGGCATGAGCCTCACGGACGCCGCAGTAGCAGCGGGCTTTTTCGACCAGAGCCACATGTCCAAGCATTTCAAGAAGGCATACGGCATTTCACCTTCACGCTGGTCGAGATCCTTGCGCGGCCTGGCCTTCTAA
- a CDS encoding quinone oxidoreductase encodes MKTLKVYINHHGGPEALRLGEAAIDAITGTEVLVRNEAIGVNYIDTYYRSGLYTPPSLPSGLGTEAAGVVMAVGPDVHQFTVGDRVAYVQSPLGAYSTCHVVDQTKLVPLPADISFEVAAAGLLKGLTALALLTRVATPTPEDNVLFYAAAGGVGSLACQLAARRNIKLIGVVSTPAKAKLIRNLGAAHAVLADSDVPSTVRLLTHGKGADVVYDSIGRSTWAASLAAVSRLGHIVSFGNASGPVEGVRLADLAKAGSVTVSRPILFDYIADARSLRSLAAELFDEIRHGLEVRTGACFPIEQVADAHRLLESRSSTGSVILRP; translated from the coding sequence ATGAAGACGCTGAAGGTCTATATCAATCACCACGGTGGGCCCGAGGCATTGCGCCTCGGTGAAGCCGCCATCGACGCTATTACCGGCACCGAGGTGCTGGTGCGCAACGAGGCCATAGGCGTCAACTACATCGACACCTATTACCGCTCAGGGCTATACACACCTCCCAGCCTACCCAGCGGTCTGGGTACGGAAGCGGCCGGTGTCGTCATGGCCGTGGGGCCAGACGTGCACCAGTTCACCGTCGGTGACCGGGTTGCCTACGTACAGTCGCCCCTGGGGGCCTATTCGACCTGCCATGTGGTGGACCAGACGAAGCTAGTGCCGCTTCCTGCAGACATTTCATTCGAAGTCGCCGCCGCCGGCTTGCTCAAAGGGCTGACAGCGCTGGCGTTGTTGACCCGGGTTGCAACGCCGACACCCGAGGACAACGTCTTGTTCTACGCAGCCGCCGGGGGAGTTGGATCACTGGCGTGCCAACTGGCGGCTCGTCGCAATATCAAGTTGATCGGAGTGGTTTCCACACCGGCGAAAGCCAAGCTCATCCGCAACCTGGGCGCTGCCCACGCGGTACTTGCCGATAGCGATGTCCCGTCCACGGTGCGCTTGCTGACTCACGGCAAGGGTGCCGACGTGGTCTATGACTCGATCGGGCGCTCGACATGGGCGGCATCCCTGGCCGCCGTATCCCGCCTCGGCCATATCGTCAGTTTCGGCAACGCATCGGGGCCGGTGGAAGGCGTGAGGCTGGCAGATCTGGCCAAAGCGGGCTCAGTGACAGTGAGCCGACCGATATTGTTTGACTACATCGCCGACGCGCGCTCGTTGCGCAGCCTGGCTGCCGAGCTCTTCGACGAGATACGCCACGGTCTCGAGGTGCGCACCGGTGCCTGCTTTCCGATCGAACAGGTAGCCGACGCCCATCGCCTGCTGGAGAGCCGATCCAGTACCGGGTCGGTCATACTGCGGCCGTAG
- a CDS encoding LysE family translocator, translated as MEMDFYVIFSTIFAATSLVLLVPGPTNTLLMSSGYLVGAMRTAPLLLAEAAGYSVAITAWGFVLLSVAQRLPGVLIAVKLLCTVYLVCLALKLWSTPVVSAPQTRRPIGVGALFLATLLNPKALLFASAIFPREVFLTAHLYTYALCAFLLILAPIGFGWAMFGSMVTTVNSRRLNMLMPKLFSLTLGAFATYLLYSTLR; from the coding sequence ATGGAAATGGATTTCTACGTTATTTTTTCCACCATTTTTGCGGCCACGTCCCTCGTGCTGCTCGTGCCGGGGCCCACAAATACGCTGCTGATGTCTTCCGGCTATTTGGTGGGGGCAATGCGCACCGCTCCTCTGCTATTGGCGGAAGCAGCCGGTTACAGCGTAGCCATCACGGCTTGGGGGTTCGTGCTGCTGTCGGTTGCACAGCGACTGCCGGGCGTGCTGATTGCGGTCAAATTGTTGTGTACCGTCTACCTGGTGTGTCTTGCCTTGAAATTGTGGTCTACCCCAGTGGTGTCTGCGCCGCAGACACGCCGGCCAATAGGTGTTGGCGCGCTGTTTCTGGCAACGCTCCTGAACCCGAAAGCGCTGCTGTTTGCATCCGCCATATTTCCCAGGGAAGTGTTCCTGACCGCCCACCTCTATACCTATGCGCTGTGCGCCTTCCTGCTGATACTGGCGCCAATCGGCTTCGGCTGGGCGATGTTCGGCAGCATGGTCACCACGGTGAACTCCCGCCGCCTGAACATGCTGATGCCCAAGCTGTTTTCCCTGACGCTGGGCGCTTTTGCCACTTACCTGTTGTATTCGACGTTGCGCTAG
- a CDS encoding alpha/beta fold hydrolase, whose translation MTAPSITPWVQRSPQPAPRARLLCFPYGGGGASFFRPWQTLLGEEIEVCAIQLPGREGRYSEPRIRRIEPMLAVLRDVLAPLLQGPPVHLFGYSLGAGLAHAFAAQCLREDTRANIHSLTACACSAAAQDRRSTGTYTDEAFLAFIDSLGGLPATVMANPGLRTIALGILRDDFTLAESINLADAAPVSIPIIALGGDCDPSVSALGLEAWRHKTTASFEGKLYSGDHFFFNQHAPSVLKELRDHILRAGN comes from the coding sequence ATGACTGCCCCGAGCATCACCCCATGGGTCCAACGCAGCCCCCAGCCCGCACCGCGTGCCCGCTTGCTGTGCTTCCCGTACGGGGGCGGCGGGGCGTCCTTCTTCAGGCCTTGGCAAACACTGCTGGGCGAGGAAATCGAAGTGTGTGCCATTCAGCTGCCCGGCCGGGAAGGACGATATTCGGAACCTCGGATACGGCGCATCGAGCCCATGCTGGCCGTGTTGCGCGATGTACTGGCGCCCTTGTTGCAAGGGCCTCCGGTTCATCTCTTCGGTTACAGCCTGGGGGCAGGGCTGGCCCATGCTTTCGCCGCGCAGTGTCTGCGGGAAGATACCCGGGCCAATATCCACAGTCTGACCGCCTGTGCCTGTTCGGCTGCCGCACAAGACCGCCGTAGCACCGGAACCTATACCGATGAAGCCTTCCTGGCATTTATCGACAGCCTGGGCGGCTTGCCTGCCACGGTGATGGCCAACCCGGGTTTACGCACGATCGCGCTAGGTATCCTGCGCGACGACTTCACCCTGGCAGAAAGTATCAACCTGGCAGATGCGGCACCGGTCTCGATTCCGATAATTGCCCTGGGCGGTGACTGCGATCCTTCGGTTTCAGCCCTTGGCCTGGAGGCATGGCGCCACAAGACGACCGCGTCTTTCGAAGGAAAACTCTATTCCGGGGACCATTTCTTCTTCAATCAGCATGCGCCGTCGGTACTGAAAGAACTCAGAGACCATATATTGCGCGCCGGTAACTAG